One stretch of Streptomyces sp. NBC_00443 DNA includes these proteins:
- a CDS encoding RICIN domain-containing protein: MPPTSRPTVRGRGPLTAAFVAAATAASLLSAVQPTQAVPERAADAAPSAAALPTSWSTVVNSGSGKCLDARAAGTVNGTAVQQYACNNSTAQQWSFTPTSDGYVRINSRNDAQQVVDVSDVSTADNAAVHLWTYGGGNNQQWQAVDEGGGAYHFVNRHSGKCLDVPSASTADGVQLVQYTCNGSAAQRFQVAPVSTAPGDVDLGPNVAVFDPSMPSSTIQSRLDSIFRQQETNQFGSERYAVMFKPGTYSNDVNVGFYTQVLGLGQSPDSVTINGAVHVEADWFPPQNATQNFWRGAENLSVNPTGGTDRWSVSQASGYRRMHVRGNLELSDGGWSSGGFMADTKIDGQVRSGTQQQWLTRNSQLGSWTGSNWNMVFVGSQGVPGNTFPNPPYTTVNQTPTVREKPFLYVDNAGAYRVFVPSLRTNSSGTSWANGAAAGSSLGIDQFFVVKPGATAAQINAALAEGKNLLVTPGVYHLNQTLRVTRPDTVVLGLGLATFIPDNGITAMTVADVDGVKIAGVLFDAGTTNSQTLVEIGPSGAAANHAANPTSLHDVYFRVGGAAVGKATTSLVVNSDNVIGDHMWIWRGDHGSGIGWNSNTGDTGLIVNGDNVTMYGLFVEHYQKHQTIWNGNGGRTYFYQNEMPYDPPNQAAWMNGSTQGYAAYKVANSVTSHQAYGLGSYCFFNANPSVTAERAFEVPNTPGVRFQNRVTVSLGGTGTIRHVINDRGGPSNSSTNVANLVSHP, encoded by the coding sequence ATGCCCCCTACATCGCGACCAACCGTCAGAGGCCGCGGTCCGTTGACCGCGGCCTTTGTCGCCGCCGCCACGGCCGCCTCGCTCCTCAGCGCCGTCCAGCCCACCCAGGCCGTCCCGGAACGCGCCGCCGATGCAGCCCCTTCCGCCGCTGCCCTCCCCACCAGCTGGTCCACGGTGGTGAACAGCGGCAGCGGCAAGTGCCTGGACGCACGAGCGGCCGGCACCGTCAACGGCACCGCGGTGCAGCAGTACGCCTGCAACAACAGCACGGCGCAGCAGTGGAGCTTCACACCGACCAGCGACGGCTACGTGCGGATCAACAGCCGCAACGACGCCCAGCAGGTGGTGGATGTCAGCGATGTGTCCACGGCCGACAACGCGGCCGTGCATCTGTGGACGTACGGCGGCGGCAACAACCAGCAGTGGCAGGCCGTCGACGAGGGCGGCGGCGCCTACCACTTCGTCAACCGGCACAGCGGCAAGTGTCTTGACGTACCGTCCGCCTCGACGGCCGACGGCGTCCAGCTGGTGCAGTACACGTGCAACGGCTCGGCCGCCCAGCGCTTCCAGGTCGCGCCCGTGAGCACCGCCCCGGGGGATGTCGACCTCGGCCCGAACGTGGCCGTCTTCGATCCGTCGATGCCGTCGTCCACGATCCAGAGCCGACTGGACTCGATATTCCGGCAGCAGGAGACGAACCAGTTCGGCTCCGAGCGCTATGCGGTGATGTTCAAGCCGGGCACGTACAGCAATGACGTCAACGTCGGCTTCTACACCCAGGTCCTGGGCCTGGGCCAGTCCCCCGACTCGGTCACCATCAACGGCGCCGTGCACGTGGAGGCGGACTGGTTCCCGCCGCAGAACGCGACCCAGAACTTCTGGCGGGGCGCGGAGAACCTCTCGGTGAACCCCACGGGCGGCACGGACCGCTGGTCCGTCTCCCAGGCGTCCGGGTACCGGCGCATGCACGTCCGCGGCAACCTCGAACTCAGCGACGGCGGCTGGTCCAGCGGCGGCTTCATGGCCGACACGAAGATCGACGGGCAGGTCCGCTCCGGCACGCAGCAGCAGTGGCTGACCCGCAACTCCCAGCTCGGCAGCTGGACCGGCTCCAACTGGAACATGGTCTTCGTCGGCAGCCAGGGCGTCCCGGGCAACACGTTCCCCAACCCGCCCTACACCACGGTCAACCAGACCCCGACCGTACGGGAGAAGCCCTTCCTGTACGTCGACAACGCGGGCGCCTACCGGGTGTTCGTGCCCTCCCTGCGGACCAACTCCTCGGGCACGAGCTGGGCGAACGGGGCCGCGGCGGGCAGCTCGCTCGGCATCGACCAGTTCTTCGTCGTCAAGCCGGGCGCGACGGCCGCGCAGATCAACGCCGCTCTCGCAGAGGGCAAGAACCTGCTGGTCACCCCCGGTGTCTACCACCTCAACCAGACCCTGCGGGTCACCCGCCCCGACACCGTGGTCCTCGGGCTCGGTCTGGCCACGTTCATCCCGGACAACGGCATCACGGCCATGACGGTCGCCGACGTCGACGGCGTGAAGATCGCGGGTGTTCTCTTCGACGCGGGTACGACCAACTCCCAGACCCTGGTGGAGATCGGCCCGTCCGGCGCCGCCGCCAACCACGCCGCGAACCCCACCTCCCTGCATGACGTGTACTTCCGCGTCGGCGGTGCCGCCGTGGGCAAGGCGACCACCAGTCTCGTCGTCAACAGCGACAACGTCATCGGCGACCACATGTGGATCTGGCGCGGCGACCACGGCAGCGGCATCGGCTGGAACAGCAACACCGGCGACACCGGCCTCATCGTCAACGGCGACAATGTCACCATGTACGGCCTGTTCGTCGAGCACTACCAGAAGCACCAGACCATCTGGAACGGCAACGGCGGGCGGACGTACTTCTACCAGAACGAAATGCCCTACGACCCGCCCAACCAGGCCGCCTGGATGAACGGCTCCACGCAGGGCTACGCCGCCTACAAGGTCGCCAACTCCGTGACCAGCCACCAGGCGTACGGGCTGGGCAGTTACTGCTTCTTCAACGCCAACCCGTCCGTCACCGCCGAGCGCGCCTTCGAAGTCCCCAACACCCCGGGCGTCCGCTTCCAGAACAGGGTGACCGTCTCGCTCGGCGGTACCGGAACCATCCGGCACGTCATCAACGACCGGGGCGGCCCGTCCAACTCGTCCACCAACGTGGCCAACCTGGTGAGCCACCCGTGA
- a CDS encoding methyltransferase, which yields MTNPGTQAAHSADRDLIGRLTFGTMAAQTLRAGVQLKVAELIGDTPRQATEVAADAGAHPQHMTRLLRALAALGLLRELAPGSFSLTGAGALLDAEHPDSLASFVRAFTDPTVVRAWEHLDGSVRTGEVAFDTVFGTDFFTHLAQHPELSAQFNAAMSQAVSETTAALPHAYDFGRFTTVTDIGGGDGTLLAGVLGAHPHLTGVVFDTTHGLDEAPDTLERHGLNDRCSLIAGDFFSSVPAGSDLYLLKSILHDWTDDQAVTILSHCREVLPPGGAVLIVEPVLPEAVAAHAEEADSLDSSITYLSDLNMLVNLGGKERTRDTFQDLCHRAGLTLTRVSPLTDAEPFFILEATAR from the coding sequence GTGACGAACCCCGGTACCCAGGCAGCACACTCAGCCGACCGCGACCTGATCGGCCGGCTCACCTTCGGAACCATGGCCGCACAAACCCTGCGCGCAGGGGTCCAGTTGAAGGTTGCGGAGCTGATCGGCGACACCCCACGCCAGGCCACCGAGGTGGCCGCCGACGCCGGAGCCCACCCCCAGCACATGACGCGGCTGCTGCGTGCCCTGGCCGCCCTCGGCCTGCTGCGGGAGCTCGCTCCCGGCAGCTTCTCGCTGACCGGCGCGGGCGCACTGCTCGACGCAGAGCACCCCGACTCGCTCGCATCGTTCGTGCGCGCGTTCACCGATCCGACCGTGGTCCGTGCCTGGGAACACCTGGATGGCAGCGTCCGCACGGGCGAGGTCGCCTTCGACACCGTCTTCGGCACCGACTTCTTCACTCACCTCGCCCAACACCCGGAACTGTCCGCGCAGTTCAACGCCGCGATGAGCCAAGCCGTCTCCGAGACCACCGCCGCGCTGCCGCACGCCTACGACTTCGGCCGGTTCACCACCGTCACGGACATCGGCGGCGGGGACGGAACCCTCCTGGCCGGCGTGCTCGGTGCGCATCCGCACCTCACCGGCGTCGTCTTCGACACGACGCACGGCCTGGACGAAGCACCCGACACGCTGGAGCGCCACGGGCTCAACGACCGCTGCTCGCTGATCGCCGGAGACTTCTTCAGTTCCGTCCCCGCAGGCTCGGACCTCTACCTGCTGAAGAGCATCCTGCACGACTGGACGGACGATCAGGCAGTCACCATCCTCAGCCACTGCCGCGAGGTACTGCCACCCGGCGGTGCCGTCCTGATCGTGGAGCCCGTGCTCCCCGAAGCCGTCGCCGCCCACGCCGAAGAAGCAGACAGCCTCGACAGCTCGATCACCTACCTGAGCGACCTCAACATGCTCGTCAACCTCGGCGGCAAGGAACGCACCCGCGACACCTTCCAGGACCTGTGCCATCGCGCGGGCCTGACCCTCACCAGGGTCAGCCCGCTCACCGACGCCGAGCCCTTCTTCATCCTCGAAGCCACAGCCCGCTGA
- a CDS encoding GNAT family N-acetyltransferase, translated as MRPINGRDELDLFSQLPYVLNAELADDLASGRRRPEWMWVAQRGDRLLARVAWWSRPGRDTPLILDVLDIDDSAPDPDRLDIGVRLLRTAMAAVLPDSSRPPEYSRFIPPDWRDNAATRQVVEDRMTVLERTGARLFVERLRLEWNPTSPVPRPSKRLLFRPVQDDGELVALMALVLDGTLDAHSRDDLTRMSVQEAATRHYEDELARYTSPRDWWRIATLPDGEPVGFVIPAHNSYNPILAYVAVLPAHRGIGYIDDVLAEGTRILAEQGVPRIRASTDLGNVPMANAFRRAQYVNFEREINMTWN; from the coding sequence ATGCGTCCGATCAACGGACGCGACGAACTCGACCTCTTCTCTCAACTGCCCTACGTCCTCAACGCGGAACTGGCCGACGACCTTGCCTCCGGCCGTCGGCGTCCCGAATGGATGTGGGTCGCCCAGCGCGGTGACCGCCTGCTGGCCAGGGTTGCCTGGTGGAGTCGGCCCGGCAGGGACACACCGCTGATCCTGGATGTCCTCGACATCGACGACAGCGCCCCGGATCCCGATCGCCTGGACATCGGGGTGCGGCTTCTGCGGACGGCGATGGCCGCTGTCCTCCCGGACAGTTCGCGTCCCCCTGAGTACAGCCGTTTCATCCCGCCGGACTGGCGTGACAACGCGGCGACCAGACAGGTCGTCGAAGACCGCATGACGGTACTGGAACGGACCGGCGCCCGGCTCTTCGTCGAGCGACTTCGCCTGGAATGGAATCCGACGTCACCGGTCCCCCGGCCCAGCAAGCGTCTGCTCTTCCGGCCGGTCCAGGATGACGGGGAACTCGTGGCCCTGATGGCCCTGGTCCTCGACGGCACGCTGGACGCACACAGCCGTGACGACCTGACGCGGATGTCTGTCCAGGAGGCGGCCACCCGGCACTACGAGGACGAACTCGCCCGCTACACGAGCCCGCGGGACTGGTGGCGGATCGCCACGCTGCCCGATGGAGAACCGGTGGGGTTCGTGATCCCGGCCCACAACAGCTACAACCCGATCCTCGCCTACGTCGCCGTCCTGCCCGCACATCGCGGCATCGGCTACATCGACGACGTCCTCGCCGAAGGCACCCGCATCCTCGCCGAGCAGGGCGTCCCCCGCATCCGGGCCTCCACGGACCTCGGCAACGTCCCCATGGCGAACGCCTTCCGGCGGGCCCAGTACGTCAACTTCGAGCGGGAGATCAACATGACCTGGAACTGA
- a CDS encoding helix-turn-helix transcriptional regulator, protein MDRSITPLKDLWGRHEERLREQLAESSTWQERLVLMDEFLTERAADAPEMAPEVAAAWDLIVGRRGRVRVDDLAASCGWSRKRLWSRFTAQVGLTPKRAAMLVRFDHAARALTVGHNAADVALACGYTDQSHLHRDVLAHAGCTPRALADRNTTAG, encoded by the coding sequence ATGGACCGCTCCATCACTCCTCTCAAGGACCTGTGGGGGCGTCACGAGGAGCGCCTGCGAGAGCAGTTGGCCGAGTCCTCGACCTGGCAGGAACGCCTCGTGCTGATGGACGAGTTCCTCACCGAACGTGCTGCAGACGCACCGGAGATGGCGCCTGAGGTCGCCGCCGCCTGGGATCTGATCGTGGGCCGGCGGGGGCGAGTACGGGTCGACGACCTCGCCGCATCCTGCGGCTGGAGCCGCAAGCGGCTGTGGTCCAGGTTCACCGCGCAGGTCGGCCTCACGCCCAAACGCGCCGCCATGCTGGTCCGCTTCGACCACGCCGCCCGAGCGCTGACCGTCGGCCACAATGCCGCCGACGTCGCCCTGGCCTGCGGATACACCGACCAGTCCCATCTCCACCGCGACGTACTCGCCCACGCCGGATGCACACCACGCGCCCTCGCCGACAGGAACACGACCGCCGGCTAA
- a CDS encoding VOC family protein, translated as MLGQSQAYSGFSVDDLDAARRFYGETLGLQVEEMGQGEMRMLIVRFGGGGHVFVYPKDTHTPATFTILNFPVDDIEAAVAELERRGVSLERYSGFDHDEKGIVRVGQGGPMAIAWFTDPAGNVLSVVQED; from the coding sequence ATGCTCGGACAATCGCAGGCGTACAGCGGCTTCTCGGTCGACGATCTCGACGCGGCCCGCCGGTTCTACGGGGAGACCCTCGGCCTCCAGGTGGAGGAGATGGGACAGGGCGAGATGCGCATGCTGATCGTGAGGTTCGGCGGTGGCGGGCACGTCTTCGTCTATCCAAAGGACACGCACACTCCCGCGACGTTCACGATCCTCAACTTCCCCGTGGACGACATCGAGGCCGCCGTCGCCGAACTGGAGCGGCGCGGCGTGAGCCTGGAGCGCTACTCCGGGTTCGACCACGACGAGAAGGGCATCGTTCGCGTCGGCCAGGGCGGCCCCATGGCGATCGCGTGGTTCACCGACCCCGCCGGGAACGTGCTCTCCGTGGTCCAGGAGGACTGA
- a CDS encoding PP2C family protein-serine/threonine phosphatase has product METAEPGGGPLEEFLADPESAALDLSTAVARCSKALGLQHAVIYLADLQQRRLLPLTDAGSPLPVDDSLAGWAYRTQSLRVEESEAGGMTAWLPLVDGAERLGVLAVHSPALTPASLRRSRTLAALLAMMITSKRAYKDSFVRRTRTEPMQLPAEMLRAFLPPRTIGTAHVVSTAVLEPAYELGGDAFDHSLTETTLHASVLDAMGHNLASGLTTAVSLAACRNARRTGADLPELVQSVDDALARWLPDQFCTGVLAQLDLAGGVLRWTNCGHPAPLLIRDQRLLVDAMEREPEPPMGLPSLLAQSTRQTHEIALQPGDRVLLYTDGVTESRTRDGGMFGLEHFTDYIIRATAAGELAPETLRRLIHSILDAQPRSLRDDATLLLFEWWPPTR; this is encoded by the coding sequence GTGGAGACGGCCGAGCCCGGCGGCGGTCCGCTGGAGGAGTTCCTCGCCGACCCGGAGAGCGCGGCGCTGGACCTGTCCACCGCGGTGGCCCGCTGCTCCAAGGCGCTGGGACTGCAGCACGCGGTGATCTACCTCGCCGACCTCCAGCAGCGCCGGCTGCTCCCGCTGACCGACGCGGGCTCTCCGCTGCCGGTCGACGACTCGCTCGCCGGCTGGGCGTACCGCACCCAGTCCCTGCGCGTGGAGGAGTCCGAGGCCGGCGGCATGACGGCCTGGCTCCCCCTGGTGGACGGCGCGGAGCGGCTCGGCGTACTCGCCGTGCACTCCCCGGCCCTGACACCGGCCTCGCTGCGCCGCAGCCGGACGCTCGCCGCTCTCCTGGCCATGATGATCACGTCCAAGCGGGCGTACAAGGACTCCTTCGTACGACGGACCCGCACCGAACCGATGCAGCTGCCGGCCGAGATGCTGCGCGCCTTCCTGCCGCCCCGCACGATCGGCACGGCGCACGTCGTGTCCACGGCCGTACTGGAGCCCGCCTACGAACTCGGCGGCGACGCCTTCGACCACTCCCTCACCGAGACCACCCTGCACGCCTCCGTCCTCGATGCCATGGGCCACAACCTGGCCTCGGGCCTGACCACCGCGGTGTCGCTCGCCGCCTGCCGCAACGCCCGGCGCACCGGGGCCGACCTGCCAGAACTGGTGCAGAGCGTGGACGACGCCTTGGCCCGATGGCTGCCCGACCAGTTCTGCACCGGCGTCCTCGCCCAGCTCGACCTGGCGGGCGGCGTGCTGCGCTGGACCAACTGCGGACACCCCGCGCCGCTGCTCATCCGGGACCAGCGGCTGCTCGTCGACGCCATGGAGCGGGAACCCGAACCACCGATGGGGTTGCCGTCGCTGCTCGCCCAGAGCACCCGGCAGACCCATGAGATCGCACTCCAGCCCGGCGACCGGGTGCTTCTCTACACCGACGGCGTCACCGAGTCCCGTACTCGCGACGGCGGCATGTTCGGCCTGGAGCACTTCACCGACTACATCATCCGCGCCACCGCCGCGGGCGAACTGGCGCCGGAAACCCTGCGGCGACTGATCCACTCGATCCTGGACGCACAGCCCCGGAGCCTCCGGGACGACGCGACGCTGCTGCTGTTCGAGTGGTGGCCGCCGACGCGGTGA
- a CDS encoding carboxymuconolactone decarboxylase family protein — protein MESRFNLMTNEVGAKVGKRMYNVSLAIMESSLPKDLQQLVELRASQINGCGWCVDVHTKEAAAAGETAVRIHLVAAWRESAVFTEAERAALALTEEGTRLADANHGVSDETWAQVRKHYDDDQIAALVSLVAMINAANRLGVITRMQGGTYEPGMFAALSN, from the coding sequence ATGGAATCCCGTTTCAACCTGATGACCAACGAGGTCGGCGCCAAGGTCGGCAAGCGGATGTACAACGTCAGCCTGGCGATCATGGAGTCTTCGCTGCCCAAGGATCTGCAGCAGTTGGTGGAACTGCGCGCCAGCCAGATCAACGGCTGCGGTTGGTGCGTCGATGTGCACACCAAGGAAGCCGCAGCGGCCGGTGAGACGGCGGTGCGGATCCACCTGGTCGCCGCCTGGCGCGAGTCGGCCGTCTTCACCGAGGCCGAGCGGGCCGCGCTGGCGCTGACCGAGGAGGGCACCCGGCTCGCCGACGCCAACCACGGCGTGTCCGACGAGACCTGGGCACAGGTGCGCAAGCACTACGACGACGACCAGATCGCCGCGCTGGTCTCCCTGGTCGCCATGATCAACGCGGCCAACCGGCTCGGCGTGATCACCCGCATGCAGGGAGGGACGTACGAGCCCGGCATGTTCGCCGCCCTGTCGAACTGA
- a CDS encoding RNA polymerase sigma-70 factor, producing the protein MNSATEAFVAHRNLLFTVAYEMLGSATDAEDVLQETWLRWVGVDLGAVRDQRAFLVRITTRQALIRLRTLRRRKESYVGPWLPEPLLTAPDVAEDVELADSVSMAMLLVLETLGPTERAVFVLREVFDLAYGEIAQAVGKSPAAVRQIAHRARAHVAARRPRGAVSRAEAQNALDAFRRAVDSGDLQRLLDVLAPDVVLLGDGGGVVQAVPAPVVGAAEVAPLVAGLTRFGAAASLQSTTINGHPALVLRLHGQIDTVLAVRIDDGLITGLYAVRNPEKLSRVEQETAMSR; encoded by the coding sequence ATGAACTCCGCCACCGAGGCGTTCGTCGCACACCGGAATCTGCTGTTCACCGTCGCCTACGAGATGCTCGGCTCGGCCACCGACGCGGAGGACGTCCTGCAGGAGACCTGGCTGCGATGGGTCGGCGTCGATCTCGGCGCCGTGCGCGATCAGCGGGCGTTCCTCGTCCGGATCACCACACGCCAGGCACTGATCCGGCTCCGTACGCTCCGCCGGCGCAAGGAGTCCTACGTCGGCCCCTGGCTGCCCGAACCGCTGCTGACGGCGCCCGACGTGGCCGAGGACGTCGAGCTGGCGGACAGCGTGTCCATGGCGATGCTGCTGGTCCTGGAGACACTCGGCCCCACCGAGCGGGCTGTGTTCGTGCTGCGCGAGGTCTTCGACCTGGCATACGGCGAGATCGCGCAAGCCGTCGGCAAGAGCCCGGCCGCCGTCCGTCAGATCGCCCACCGCGCGCGGGCACACGTCGCAGCGCGCCGCCCGCGCGGGGCCGTCTCTCGGGCCGAGGCGCAGAACGCGCTCGATGCCTTCCGCCGGGCCGTCGACTCCGGCGATCTGCAACGGCTGCTCGACGTCCTCGCGCCGGATGTCGTCCTGCTGGGCGACGGCGGCGGAGTCGTGCAGGCCGTGCCCGCGCCCGTCGTGGGCGCTGCCGAGGTGGCACCCCTGGTCGCCGGGCTGACCCGCTTCGGCGCCGCGGCGTCGCTGCAGTCGACGACCATCAACGGCCATCCGGCCCTGGTTCTCCGGCTGCACGGTCAGATCGACACGGTGCTGGCCGTCCGCATCGACGACGGTCTCATCACGGGACTCTACGCCGTACGCAACCCCGAGAAGCTGTCGCGCGTGGAGCAGGAGACCGCGATGAGCCGCTGA
- a CDS encoding SMI1/KNR4 family protein codes for MNVELPPFVRDTAARFGAGVPYALKVLAGRLADDPDMGRPSSLPGILTVMVEGDLYEDCPDLAVGYIREPDRIQIRYVSLAPSAEPVAPDQHEGPGREQVQPVDPLTEAVTVRQIADAWLRIIRRLQNHAPDSCAALRPGAELTAIAALEKDLGVRIPTELRTLWLLCGGDDGADGWGSGCLPGNEALMALDAVADVYRWKLDAQADHDAHNAGRSEEERITVWKATWIPVVAHGPSDSTSGLYLDAATGYLGRWSRYNDAWDEELDTLVTYLEEAADMLEAPALATRDKPGLVGGALVWRGGFGHAMVDRWRPLTG; via the coding sequence TTGAACGTCGAGCTCCCCCCGTTCGTGCGCGACACCGCCGCCCGGTTCGGGGCCGGCGTCCCCTACGCCCTGAAGGTCCTGGCCGGCCGGCTGGCCGACGACCCGGACATGGGCCGGCCGTCCAGTCTGCCCGGCATCCTCACCGTGATGGTCGAGGGCGACCTGTACGAGGACTGCCCCGACCTGGCCGTCGGCTACATCCGCGAGCCCGACCGGATCCAGATCCGGTACGTGAGCCTCGCCCCCTCCGCCGAGCCCGTGGCTCCCGACCAGCACGAGGGCCCAGGTCGGGAGCAGGTCCAGCCAGTCGACCCGCTGACCGAGGCCGTCACCGTACGGCAGATCGCCGACGCCTGGCTGCGCATCATCCGCCGCCTCCAGAACCACGCCCCCGACTCCTGTGCCGCCCTCCGCCCCGGTGCCGAACTCACCGCGATCGCCGCCTTGGAGAAGGATCTCGGCGTCCGCATACCCACCGAGCTGCGCACCCTGTGGCTGCTGTGCGGAGGCGACGACGGGGCCGACGGCTGGGGCTCGGGATGCCTGCCGGGCAACGAGGCCCTGATGGCCCTGGACGCCGTGGCCGACGTCTACCGGTGGAAGTTGGACGCCCAGGCCGACCACGACGCTCACAACGCCGGCCGGTCCGAGGAGGAGCGGATCACGGTGTGGAAGGCGACCTGGATTCCGGTTGTCGCGCACGGTCCGTCCGACAGCACCTCCGGCCTGTACCTGGACGCCGCGACCGGCTACCTGGGCCGTTGGTCCCGCTACAACGACGCTTGGGACGAAGAACTCGACACCCTGGTCACCTACTTGGAAGAGGCCGCCGACATGCTCGAAGCCCCGGCCCTGGCCACGCGGGACAAGCCCGGCCTGGTCGGCGGGGCGCTGGTGTGGCGCGGGGGGTTCGGCCACGCGATGGTGGACCGGTGGCGGCCCCTGACCGGCTGA
- a CDS encoding LLM class flavin-dependent oxidoreductase, with amino-acid sequence MMGVPLSVLEVAMVQSGTDPADTLRDTPEFARRVEGLGYRRLWYAEHHHSPAIGAFPPVVLVAHAAATTSSIRLGSGGVLAPNHAPIMLAEQFGTLAALHPDRIDLGIGRGPGTVHEATALALRRGAGPATDEEYRDDVVATLRFLLDEVALGSLPEPWLLASSVSGAALAAQLGLPMAFAHHFRPENTAAAIGHYRAHFVPSRWCPSPRVLLCVEAVCAPTREEAERLVGPMNVVKVGLLQARSDIAFPTPAEAAAHPFSDQERQALAAFHAHQAYGDPETVVRRLTELTEATGAQELMLVSPVYALKDRLRSFELIAASSPAQGDEPVATA; translated from the coding sequence ATGATGGGTGTGCCGCTCTCCGTACTCGAAGTCGCGATGGTCCAGAGCGGGACGGACCCCGCCGACACCTTGCGGGACACGCCCGAGTTCGCCCGTCGCGTCGAAGGGCTCGGCTACCGACGGCTCTGGTACGCCGAGCATCACCACTCCCCCGCCATCGGTGCCTTCCCGCCGGTGGTGCTGGTCGCTCACGCCGCCGCGACGACGTCCTCGATCCGGCTTGGATCCGGGGGCGTCCTCGCCCCCAACCATGCTCCGATCATGCTGGCCGAACAGTTCGGCACGCTCGCCGCGCTGCACCCTGATCGCATCGATCTCGGGATCGGCCGTGGCCCGGGTACCGTGCACGAGGCGACAGCCCTGGCCCTGCGGCGCGGGGCGGGTCCGGCTACGGACGAGGAGTACCGCGACGACGTGGTGGCGACACTGCGCTTCCTGCTCGACGAGGTCGCGCTCGGCTCACTGCCCGAGCCCTGGCTGCTGGCCTCCAGCGTGTCAGGGGCCGCTCTCGCCGCGCAGCTCGGTCTGCCGATGGCCTTCGCCCATCACTTCCGACCCGAGAACACCGCTGCTGCGATCGGGCACTACCGCGCGCACTTCGTGCCGTCCCGCTGGTGCCCGAGCCCGCGTGTGCTGCTGTGCGTGGAGGCGGTGTGCGCCCCGACGCGCGAAGAGGCCGAACGGCTCGTCGGGCCGATGAACGTCGTCAAGGTCGGCCTTCTCCAAGCGCGAAGCGACATCGCCTTTCCCACCCCCGCCGAAGCGGCCGCACATCCCTTCTCCGACCAGGAGCGGCAGGCCCTCGCGGCGTTCCACGCGCACCAGGCGTACGGCGACCCCGAGACCGTCGTACGCCGTCTCACGGAGCTGACCGAAGCGACCGGTGCGCAGGAGTTGATGCTCGTGTCACCGGTGTACGCCCTGAAGGACCGCCTCCGGTCCTTCGAGCTCATCGCCGCGTCGTCACCTGCACAGGGCGACGAGCCAGTCGCCACCGCGTAG